A region of the Desulfobacter postgatei 2ac9 genome:
CCGCTTCCTTGATCAGAAAGGGCAGGCAGTCTCCACCGGGCCGCGGGGTCATTTCTATAAGCACAGGCGTTTTATGTCGAAGGATAAAATCCACCATGCAGACGCCGGTCTCAATTCCCAATGCCCTGGCTGCCCTGTAAAACAGGTCTGCAATCATGTCATTGGCAGGCATTTGGTCATCACCGTTTTCCGGCCAGATTGCATACCCGGAAATGGTGCCGAAGGGGCGGCTGTCCACCTTTATTTTCCGGGTTTTACGCAGGATAACGGCCCGGTCTTTTTCCATGAGAAAATCACAGGAAAATTCAGGGCCGGCCACCCACTCCTCGGCCAGCATCTGAAATATGCCGGCATCCGTGGGTTTAAACAATGGATTTCCGGTCCGCGCAGCAAGCCCGTCCGCCACTGCATTGAAGGCATTCTCACACTCTTTTCGGGTGACACATTTAAATACAAGTTCGCTGCCGGAACCGCAGAAGGGTTTGAGTACAATGCCCGCAGGTACCTGGTCCAGGAAATTTAATACTTCAATGTCGGTATTTACCGGGCAGGTTTGGGGGCAAGGAATCTGATGTTTGCGCCACAACTGTTTTGAGATAAATTTATCCCTGCTGTTTCTGACCGCCTCAATATCAGGGTAGGGCAACCCCATCTTTTCTGCCAGAATGGATGCCGTTTCCATGGATTCGCAGTCAAAACAGGTAATCCCGGAAAGGGTCACCCCGAAGGTTTTTTGGTGGTGTTTTAATGCCTTAACTGCGGCGGCAATATCGCAGATGGGGCATAAAATTTCTTCTCCATTGTCCGGACATGGCTCGGTGGCATTCTGACGCACCTTAGGCTCTGTCAAAAAAAGTGCCTGTCCGGGACGGATTTTTCTGATCCATTCAATGTAATCAGATGTGGTACCTACCACCAACACCTGATTTTTTTTAAGCTCAGACTGCTTTTCGACCATAATGGCCCCCATGGAAAACAGCCGTTTCCGGCTGGGTATGAATTTCATATGAGGGTCTGGGGCTTAAGCGAAACCGTTCTTTCCAGGTAAAACTGCCGCACAGAAAATCCACGGCTTCCATCCGGTTGTGGCAAGCCCATTCCAGGTGGTGCAGGTTGATCACTTTGGCAATGCCGGCAAAATCCGGGTGGGTGCCCCCGGCTACAACCGTGTAGGTGTTGTTGAAAAAGGCCCCCATGTCCACGGCTGCAATTTTTCCCTCCACAATGGCGGTGGTGATCCTGAGCATGCCCATATCCCGAAGATAGACTGCAAACCGTTCAAAAGAACGGTAAAACCGCGCATCGCTGAAGTAGGAGTCCGATGTAAAGGCAGCCATGTTCAAACGAAATAATTCAGTGATGTCCGGCATGTGATTGTAGCGCCATGAAAGCTGCCGCTCCTCAATCTTTTTTACATCGGCCTTGAGTTTTTTTCTGGTTTTTCCGGGAAAAGCCAGCCAGAAATTCTCCATGGAGAAATCATGCATCCGGGGGTAGAAAAGATAGCCGGTTTCGTCGGGTCCGGCCTGGTCTATTTTATCAAACAGGGGATTGAAACGCAGATATCTCAAATTCAATGGTCCGGGAACTGATTCGCACAATGCTTGAAATACTTCCGGGGAGTGTGCAAGCACCCGGTTCTGCTCCAGCCAGGTTTTGCCTTTCCAGGTCTCTCCGGGAAAAAATACATATTCGCCGGTCTCTTCGATCCGGCTTAAGGGAAGAAATCCCACAATCTGGCCCTTGTCTTCGATAAGATGGAAGCTTAAAGGTCTGTTGAATGCGGCGTTAAAACATTGCCTGACAGCCCAAAGATCAAATATGTCCTGGACCGGCCAGTATTTTTCCCAGGCCTGCCGGCACTTTTCCGGATCTGTAATAATAATGGATTTCATCGATATTCACCTAATGTCTGTAAGTTATGTTGAGCCGAGAAGTTTTCCCGATAAAAAATTTTTGGACAAATTCCCGGGTCATTTCAGAGTCGTAAGCATAGGTGTCGATGGTGGGGGAGATACGCCATACATGATGGCTGGTGTCTATTTTAATTGCTTTGAAAGCGGTCATGTTTTTCTCCTTTAAATTTGAGATACTGCTTACCATTTGTCCATAGTGTCGGTGGGGCGTTTGGGTTTTTTATTCATTTTTTTTCGGCGTTTTTGGTCTTCCTTCTGATCTTGCCAGTCATAATCTTCATCGTAGCTTTCTTTGAATCTTGGGCTCTTGCCTTTGTTTCGGCTGAACTTTTCCCTGGTCATGACTTCCTTTCCTCTTTGGTTTTGTCCGGCTGTTTTGTCCGGGTGGGTTGGGTTTGATTCAAGCATCACTTCAGCAATCTGTGTGCCAGCTTTGTATGAAAAAAAATAATATTAATTAAAACAGGTGGTTAATATTTTTAATGCGGTCCACATACTGATTTTTTCCGCAAATGTTTACTTAAATTTGAAAAAATGGCTTTATCATGATTAAATTGGTATTTTTTAGCCGATTTTTAATCTGATAATTATGGTGTTTTGAAATTTAAAATCCGTTATAAAAGTATGTTGCTTGTTTTTTGAAATTTTTATATACTTCAGCACTTTGTGTGAAACAGCAATATTTTACCGGAAATGGAATGCACTTTTTATGCTGATTCGGTTGGCATGTGCCATTAAAGAGACAAAAATACGCACCGAGCTTGAGAACAGACTGGCTCAACAGGATGTCCAACTCCAGTTTTTTAAACCCAGTAGACTCTCCTGGCAGGCCCTTGCCAGAAGTTGCGCCGATGTGTTCATCGTCAGCAGTCCCACAATTCCCAAGCCTGTTGAATCAAGTATCTCTCTGCTCAATGAACTGCCCGAATCGCCCATGACCATCGTACTGCATAATCGGGAGTCCTCGGAAGAGCATGCCAATCTTCTGGCCTCGGGGGTTGATGTGGTGCTCTATTCCGGTATCCCGATGGACAGTCTTTTAGAAGCCCTTGAAACCACCTTGGAATCCCGCCGTCAGTTCTATTATGCGGAACGATTTGACCGGCGGGGGCGTTTTTTACCCCGACTTAACGATTTTACCTCCAACAGTCGGGACATGCAAGTGTTTCTGGATGAAACCCGTCAGGTGGTATCCAGTGATGCCACCATACTGTTGCTCGGTGAGACAGGTGTGGGCAAGGAGCATCTGTCCAAAGCCATCCATGCAGACAGCCACAGATCCACAGGTCCTTTTATTGCCATCAATATGGCAGCTATTCCGGAACAACTGATGGAAAGCGAACTGTTCGGGCATGAGCAGGGGGCTTTTACCGGGGCTGTGCGTTCGCGGCGGGGGGCATTTGAACTTGCCCATGGCGGAACTATTTTTCTGGATGAAATCGGTGAGATGCCCCTGCAGATGCAAACCAAACTGCTCCGGGTACTCCAGGAACTCGAATTTACGCCGGTGGGCGGTGAAAAATCGGTATGGGTGGATGTCCGGGTGATTGCAGCCACCAACAAAGATCTTGAAGAAGAGGTTGAAAAGGGTACTTTCCGAAAAGATCTTTATTACCGCCTCGGGGTGATTTCATTAACGCTTCCCCCTTTGAGAAAACGTAAAGAGGACATCCCCTCACTGACCAACCATTTTTTGACCATGAACCAGCAGAAATTCGGCAGAAATCTCAAACGATTTTCCCAGCCGGCCATGGAGGCCCTGTGCAACTACCACTGGCCGGGTAATATTCGGGAACTGATGAACGTTATTGAACGGGCCGTCCTGCTGTGCAAGTCAGATATGATCACCTTAGAAGAGTTACCGTCGGTTTTCCATAATACCAAACCCGTCCGGATGGACGGCAGTATATCGGCACTTTCCATGCCGCAGGAATGGGAAACCATGACCCTGCCACAGGTCCGGGACGCCGTGTATGATCAGGTGGAGGCGTTGTATCTGGCCATGGTGCTGAAAAAAACCCATGGGAAAATTGGAGAAACCGCAAAAATTGCAGGCATTCATCCCAGGGGCCTGTATGCCAAAATGAAAAAACTGGGAATAGATAAAGCAGAGTTTAAAGCCAAAGGATAGTTGTTGATGTATTCGCCCTTTCACTACCAGATTTCTGAGTATGACTGTGTGCCCACAGCCATTACCAATGCCATTTCCTTTTTGTTCCATCGTAAAGAAATCCCCCCCATGGTTATCCGGCATATTTATCTTTACTGTCTTGATACGGTGGGGCACGATTCCCGGTTCGGTCTTGGCGGTACCAGTAAATATGCCGTACGTCTGGTGGGCAACTGGCTCAATGCTTACCGGAGGAAGTCTTTTTCCGTTGCCACACAATTTTTGGAAAAAGAACGGGTTACCATGGTGCCGGGCGCCCAGATCGAATCCTGCCTGTCAGGTGGTGGGGTGGTGCTGTGCAATATCCTTTTAACCCCCCGTGACGAACATTATCTTATGGTAACGGCCATGGATGACGAGTGGATATACTGCTTTGATTCCTATCGCAGGCAATCCATTCGCGGTATGAAGGGAATGGTCCGTTTGATTGATGGCGGGGACGGTCGGTCACCCAACCTGAAAATAAGGCGGGACTGGGTCGAGCAGGATCAGTTAAAACGGTTCTGCCTGGGGCCGATGCAGATGCGTGAGAGTCTTTTAATCTGGCGGACATCATAGGTGAATTCCACAGGCAAAACCGGCAACAATAGTCTAAAGATAGATAGACCAAGATTATAGGCTCTGTATTGAGCGTGAAGGTGTTTTTTGATTTTACCGGACATCCCAGGTCCGAATCAGGAGAGAAGGGCTTCCATCCGCTCCTGGGCCTCCTTGCACGCTATACATTTGGAGGTCACAGGACGGGCTTCAAGCCGTTTAAGGGATATCTCTTCACCACAGATGTCACAATATCCATAGGTGCCCTCTTCGATTCGTTTAATCGCGTCTTTGATTTTTTTGATCAACCTGCTTTTCCGGCTCTGCAGGTGCAGGTTCATGGTACGGTTGATATCGGCTGCCGTGGAATCAATAAGCTCCGTATCCCTGCTGGATTCCAGTATCAGTTCAGAAACGGCAGAGTCGGCTTGCTCCAGCAACTCTTTCATGGAGGTGTTCAACATCGCTTTAAAACGCTCCAGATCTTCATTTGTGATATGGGGGTCAATTACTTCAGTGGTCATCTTTTTGCTCCCAAGCGTAGGTAAAGGCCGCTTAATATGTTGATTTAGGGGATGGAAACAGCCCGAATAGATTTTGATGTCGCAACCGCGGTCACCCGGCAGCAATCAAGGCCGTGTATACGGGCATCTGAACGCCGAAATAAAGCAATAACAGTGCCAGAAATATTGGCAGAATTGTTTTCAGAAAATTATTTGGGTCTGCAAGGCTTGAAAATGATTTTTGAAAATGTCCGGTTCGTGCCACCTGCCTCCGGAAAAGCCCTGCTGTCAGGAGTGCCGATGCCGGTAAAGAGACCCTCGTCAAGACTGATTCATTAGCACCGCAAGGGGTATCAAACGCCTTTTATTGTCATCCCTTGCAGTGCCATTTTAATCAGGATAGGATATATAAGTTCCGCTTTCTCTATATTCCGCTTTTTTTGAGACCTTCAGTATCCGTTTTATTTGCCTGTGCCTGAAAGAAGATCCAAATTTTCATCCATACGGTTATTTTATGGGTTGGTGTCAATGGTCATGTGTAATTTTAATAAAAACCCTTTCGGTTATGCATACCCTCCGAAGAGGGGTAGGGTTCGTGCCTCGCCAATGTTCAGCAGGCTTCACAACGTGGTCGACCGCTCCTTGCTCACAGAGCTTTTACAAACCCCTCCTGAATCTTTGATTGAGGAGGGGTGGTTGACTTAGTCGTTTAATATATTAGGCACTGAAAGAGAACCCAATGGAAGTACGGTTACTTTGGCATCTTTGCCTTTTAGCTCAAATGCTTTTTCCAAAGCCGCCTCTACACTGTCAAAGGGTTTAATGTGAACCGCTTTTATCTCGTCTTCCGGTAGTTCAGTAACGCCCCAGGTCTGTGCCCAGGTATTGATCTCAGCCATTTTACCGGCTTTATGATAACCCAGTTTGTATTCAACTTTTATTTTATCAAGAACCTCTTGGGGGGTGGCACAAGAGGCCATCAGATCAAAGAATGTTTTGCCGCCGATTCCCATTCTGCATTGTGATACAAATATTAATATGCCGCCTTCTTTGAGCGCGAGCTTACCATTATCTATCGCCTTTTGAGACTGGTAAAGATCTATATCCATTGGATAAGGAGCCACAGAGATTACAATGTCGGTTTTTTCTTCTATGTCAACACAAAACACTTTTTTTGCACTGTCTATGGCATCATAAAATGCGCCTACAAGATCTCCACACGTGGTTTCATATACATTATGGTCTTTATCTAAAATAGTCATAATGGAAAACACTTGAATATCTTTTAATACATTCATGGCATCCATCATATCTTCATGTACGGGATTGCCATCCAATGCAAGCGCTTTTGCGCTTTTATTTAGTGCTAATTTATGGTTTTGCGTTATGGTCTCATAAGATGCTACACCAGGTAAAAAGCCTTTTCTGCCGCCGGTATAGCCGGCAAAATAGTGGGGTTCCACAGAGCCGATCACGATAGTTTTTTTAGCTTCGGCTACAATTTTATTCAGGTACATCTCAGTACCGTTTGTAGATTTGCCTAAGTATACCATCTCATCGTTTTTGGCATCATGTGACCAGATTCTGTCTTTTGCTTTCAGGTCCTCATAAATCTCTTTTCCAAAAATGTATTCAAATTCTTCATCATTCGGGGCTCTATGGGCACCTGTGGCGATGATGAAATAGATATCTTTATCCTTGATGTCATCATAAATGACTTTAAGTACTTTTGCTGTAGGGGTAGGGCGGGTTCCGTCATTGACGATGAAGACGACTCTCTCATCACCTTCCATAAATTTTGCAAAGTTTGCGTTTTCCAAGTTTTTTGCGAACTCAGCAGCAAACTCTCGTTTTTCTACGTCGTTTGGAAAATATACGCCTTGCAGGTTATTATCATTAATTTCAATTTCAATTTTTTCTTTACCATACGGTATCTGTACTTTTGCCATTATTTTCTCCTTCCTGGAGTTATTTTAATATCTTTTATTCAATTTCTTATCATAATTGGCTTTTCGTTTACGTTTACGGCGGATAAAAATTAAAATCTTCGGTATATATTAAATATTCCGGGGATTAAGATTCTTATCCGCCGCAGATTCCAACAAGAGCGTCAGCTCATAGTTGGACGAAAAGATCATCTATGTGTGGGTTTGAAGTTTAGCGTATTGGGCCCATCTGATTTATCTTTTCCATAAAGGTATCAATTTCTGCCTGGCACAACTGTTTGTCACCAGCAGGAATCTGAACCAGATGGATTCGTTCGGGATTTATATCAAGACTTTCAAGGGTTTCCTTCATTCTTTTTACCCGTTTTTTGGCTGCTTCTGGGCCGTTATGGTTACATTTGTCATCCGGGCAAACGCCCACCAGAACGCCCCATGCCTGATTAAGGAACGGGGTCAATAAAAGATTTTGATCAATACGGCCGCCACACAAGTTCACCAGGATTTCATATTCCTTCTCTTCGAGTTCCGATTCCGGCAATCTGGAGTTCTGAATGTCGGGATGGTATGACCAGTTACAGGCATACATAATGACCTTAGCGGATTCACGGGAGTGGAGGAACTCAACTGCTCTCCTCTCCAGTTCAACCTTGTCGGTGCCGAATGATAATGGGATGGTGATCGCTTCAATGGGACAAATTTCAACACAGATGCCGCAGGACTGGCATTTTACCGGATCCACGACAATACCCTCACCGTCAACAAATTCCCGGGCATCATGGGGACAGGCCCTGACGCACTGTAGGCACCTGGCACAGGAACGGGCGGTGATAGATGTGGTGCCCGGACCATTATATCCCAATTCAACCAGATCTCTTCTGAGGTCCAGCATAATATCCGTTATTTTAACCCCGGAGGAACAGGCTGCTTCACACCGTTTGCAGAAAAAACAACTGAACGATTTTTCCGCAATTTCGGGTGTCAATTCAACCTCACCGGTTAAAAGTCCGTGGGCTAAAATGTTTTTAGCCCGGGGTGCATCGGATTCCCACCGGGTGTATTTAAACATGGGGCAGTGCTCGTAGCAGTATCCGCACCGGATGCACTTGGACAGCATGCCTTCCCATTTTTCTAGATTTTTAAATTTTATTTTTTCTGTCTGCATAACAATAGTCCCTGTGATCCTTTATCAGCTGTTGACAGCATATCTAAGGTTAGTAGCCGTGACCCAGTTATCCGGCGCCTGCTGCAGTTTGCCTGGATTGAGAATGTTGTTGGGGTCCAGAGCCGCTTTGATGGCAGCCATCATTTTCAAGGAATCGTGTTTCTCTGTCTTGAAGGCTTTGGCTTTGGAAATGCCGATACCGTGTTCAGCAGAAGTGGTGCCTTGGACGGAATTTACATATTCATAGATCTCGGCAATGGCTCTCTGGGCGCCCTCCCATTGCTCTTTCTTACTGGTGTCCATCATAATTTTGGTGTGCATGCACCCGGATCCGCAATGGCCGTATGCCGTCATAATGATGCCGTTCTTTTCGGCGGCTTCATGGATTTTGGCGGCCATATCCGCCATTTTGGAGTAGGGTACTGCCATATCGTCAGCCAGGGATGTGGAAGCCATACTGGCGTCAAATTGTGACAGGGCAGGGAATAATTTCTTACGGCCCATGAAGATCTGTTCGCGCTCTTTGGCATCAAAGCTGTACCAGAGGTCGGCACCGTTGTTCTTTTTGCAGATCTCTTCCATTTTTTTAACTTCGTAATCCACGGCTTCCTTAACTTTTCCGTCGGATTCAAAAAGCAGGGAGGCTGCCACTTCCTTAAGGCCCAGGTTCATGGTTTTATTTACTGCCTTGATTGCAACGTCATCCACCAACTCCAGCATGGAGGGGATGGTGCCCGAGGCCATGATGTCAGCGATGGCATTGCCTGCATCCCTGAGACTGTCAAAATTGGCAACGCCCAGGCATCTGAATTCGGGGATGGGTACAAAACTCATGGTCGCTTCCACCACAACACCTAAGGTGCCTTCCGAACCCACAATGAGTTTTTCAAGTTGATAACCGGACGCCTCCACCCGGGTATGGGAACCCAGGGTTACTAGGTCACCATTGGCCAGCACCACTTTCATGCCCAGGACAGCATCCCGGGTAGCGCCGTATTTAACGGAACGAACTCCCGATGCATTGTTGCCGATTTCACCACCGATGGTGGCGATACGTGAAGAGGCCGGTGTCGGGGGATAGAAAACCCCGTAAGGTTTAAGCGCGGCGTTGAGATCATCATCCACCACACCCGGTTCCACCCGGCAGTAAACATCTGGCAGGTTGATTTCAAGTATCCGGTTCATGTTCTTCATGTCCAGAAGAATGCCGCCCTTGGACGACACGGTTTGTCCGCACATGCCCGAGCCACCGCCCCTGGGGACAACCGGTATTTTTGCATCATTGGCATAAGCCAGTACTTTTTGAACCTGACCGGTATTGTCAGGTCTGACAATAACCCATGGTGCGGCATGGTAAACAGATGCGTCTGAGCCGTAAACATACAAGTCAAGCGGATCTGTCTTTATGTTTTTTCCCCCGACTATTTCCCTGAGCCTGGGAATATCGACCGTATTCATTTGATATCCTTTCCTGATGAAAATTGTTAAAACCAGTGGGTCTAAAAAGTCTCTATTCAAGTTAATTCGCTAATATTTTCACAACTGTTTTAAAAATTCAATCCCCTTTACCTTTACAGGATTAATAAGTATTTGCTTTTTTAAAAAGTTGAATTATAAACTCAATTTTTTGTGATGAAGAATATGTTTTAACCTCTTTTTTTTGTTAAAATTTTTTAATTTTTTGGATCTGTCGTCGCCTGTATCGTTAAATTCATGCCCTATGATACTACCTTTAATGTAGGAGAAAATGCAAGTTTTATCCGCGCGTATATATTAAGATGCTTGATTTCTTAAATTGAATAGTTTGAAAGAGGTTGTCGGGGGGGGGAATTAATTGTCAGCAATACCGGTGGCCTACCCTATATTTGTGTATGGGAATCAGGCAAATGACATGTTATATTAGTTTGTGGTTTTATGATAATCAGTGCTCAGTTACCCAAGCCTGAAGGCTTTGGATTTCATACCTAAAGGTTGTTTTATGAATAAAATTGTTGAATGTGTGCCCAATTTTTCTGAAGGACGGGACCGGCAGACCATTGATGCCATTGCTGATGCCATCGCCAAAACACCCGGATGCAGCCTGCTGGATGTGGATCCGGGCAAGTCAACCAACCGGACTGTGTATACCTTTGTGGCAGACCCTGATAGTGTGGTCGAAGGGGCTTTGGCCGCATCAGGGGTGGCCCGGGAAAAAATAGACATGCGCCGACACCATGGGGAACATCCCCGCATGGGTGCCCTGGATGTCTGCCCATTTATTCCGGTGACAGGTGTGACCATGGACGAGTGTATTGAAATTTCAAAACAGTTTGGTAAAAGACTGGCCGAAGAACTTGATGTCCCGGTCTATCTGTACGAGGCCTCCGCCATCCTGGATTACCGCAAAAAATTGCCCCAAATCCGGGAAGGGCAGTATGAAGGCATTCCCCAACGTATTGTCCAGGAAAAATGGAAGCCTGATTTCGGTCCGGCCAGGTTTGTACCCGAGTGGGGGGCTACAGTAACCGGTGCCCGGTTTTTTCTTATTGCATATAATGTTAATTTATTGGGTACCCCCAACCAGGCCCACCGCATTGCACTGAATCTGCGTGAAGCAGGCAGAGGCCTTGAACAGCCAGGCCGCTTCAAGGCGGTGAAGGGGATGGG
Encoded here:
- a CDS encoding sigma-54 interaction domain-containing protein, coding for MLIRLACAIKETKIRTELENRLAQQDVQLQFFKPSRLSWQALARSCADVFIVSSPTIPKPVESSISLLNELPESPMTIVLHNRESSEEHANLLASGVDVVLYSGIPMDSLLEALETTLESRRQFYYAERFDRRGRFLPRLNDFTSNSRDMQVFLDETRQVVSSDATILLLGETGVGKEHLSKAIHADSHRSTGPFIAINMAAIPEQLMESELFGHEQGAFTGAVRSRRGAFELAHGGTIFLDEIGEMPLQMQTKLLRVLQELEFTPVGGEKSVWVDVRVIAATNKDLEEEVEKGTFRKDLYYRLGVISLTLPPLRKRKEDIPSLTNHFLTMNQQKFGRNLKRFSQPAMEALCNYHWPGNIRELMNVIERAVLLCKSDMITLEELPSVFHNTKPVRMDGSISALSMPQEWETMTLPQVRDAVYDQVEALYLAMVLKKTHGKIGETAKIAGIHPRGLYAKMKKLGIDKAEFKAKG
- a CDS encoding ATP-grasp domain-containing protein, producing the protein MKFIPSRKRLFSMGAIMVEKQSELKKNQVLVVGTTSDYIEWIRKIRPGQALFLTEPKVRQNATEPCPDNGEEILCPICDIAAAVKALKHHQKTFGVTLSGITCFDCESMETASILAEKMGLPYPDIEAVRNSRDKFISKQLWRKHQIPCPQTCPVNTDIEVLNFLDQVPAGIVLKPFCGSGSELVFKCVTRKECENAFNAVADGLAARTGNPLFKPTDAGIFQMLAEEWVAGPEFSCDFLMEKDRAVILRKTRKIKVDSRPFGTISGYAIWPENGDDQMPANDMIADLFYRAARALGIETGVCMVDFILRHKTPVLIEMTPRPGGDCLPFLIKEAGNIDILGLTLDAAEGFAWKNEKKGPYTPLVAFRIHARRNGVIKRINTAAVENDKRVKKIHLIHTPGHRVTMPPQDYDSWLLGHMIIEPNRRRFFETECLLLAKRIDVEMD
- a CDS encoding TraR/DksA family transcriptional regulator, whose product is MTTEVIDPHITNEDLERFKAMLNTSMKELLEQADSAVSELILESSRDTELIDSTAADINRTMNLHLQSRKSRLIKKIKDAIKRIEEGTYGYCDICGEEISLKRLEARPVTSKCIACKEAQERMEALLS
- a CDS encoding FAD-binding oxidoreductase; its protein translation is MNTVDIPRLREIVGGKNIKTDPLDLYVYGSDASVYHAAPWVIVRPDNTGQVQKVLAYANDAKIPVVPRGGGSGMCGQTVSSKGGILLDMKNMNRILEINLPDVYCRVEPGVVDDDLNAALKPYGVFYPPTPASSRIATIGGEIGNNASGVRSVKYGATRDAVLGMKVVLANGDLVTLGSHTRVEASGYQLEKLIVGSEGTLGVVVEATMSFVPIPEFRCLGVANFDSLRDAGNAIADIMASGTIPSMLELVDDVAIKAVNKTMNLGLKEVAASLLFESDGKVKEAVDYEVKKMEEICKKNNGADLWYSFDAKEREQIFMGRKKLFPALSQFDASMASTSLADDMAVPYSKMADMAAKIHEAAEKNGIIMTAYGHCGSGCMHTKIMMDTSKKEQWEGAQRAIAEIYEYVNSVQGTTSAEHGIGISKAKAFKTEKHDSLKMMAAIKAALDPNNILNPGKLQQAPDNWVTATNLRYAVNS
- a CDS encoding hydrogenase iron-sulfur subunit, with the protein product MQTEKIKFKNLEKWEGMLSKCIRCGYCYEHCPMFKYTRWESDAPRAKNILAHGLLTGEVELTPEIAEKSFSCFFCKRCEAACSSGVKITDIMLDLRRDLVELGYNGPGTTSITARSCARCLQCVRACPHDAREFVDGEGIVVDPVKCQSCGICVEICPIEAITIPLSFGTDKVELERRAVEFLHSRESAKVIMYACNWSYHPDIQNSRLPESELEEKEYEILVNLCGGRIDQNLLLTPFLNQAWGVLVGVCPDDKCNHNGPEAAKKRVKRMKETLESLDINPERIHLVQIPAGDKQLCQAEIDTFMEKINQMGPIR
- a CDS encoding GNAT family N-acetyltransferase, producing MKSIIITDPEKCRQAWEKYWPVQDIFDLWAVRQCFNAAFNRPLSFHLIEDKGQIVGFLPLSRIEETGEYVFFPGETWKGKTWLEQNRVLAHSPEVFQALCESVPGPLNLRYLRFNPLFDKIDQAGPDETGYLFYPRMHDFSMENFWLAFPGKTRKKLKADVKKIEERQLSWRYNHMPDITELFRLNMAAFTSDSYFSDARFYRSFERFAVYLRDMGMLRITTAIVEGKIAAVDMGAFFNNTYTVVAGGTHPDFAGIAKVINLHHLEWACHNRMEAVDFLCGSFTWKERFRLSPRPSYEIHTQPETAVFHGGHYGRKAV
- the larA gene encoding nickel-dependent lactate racemase, whose product is MAKVQIPYGKEKIEIEINDNNLQGVYFPNDVEKREFAAEFAKNLENANFAKFMEGDERVVFIVNDGTRPTPTAKVLKVIYDDIKDKDIYFIIATGAHRAPNDEEFEYIFGKEIYEDLKAKDRIWSHDAKNDEMVYLGKSTNGTEMYLNKIVAEAKKTIVIGSVEPHYFAGYTGGRKGFLPGVASYETITQNHKLALNKSAKALALDGNPVHEDMMDAMNVLKDIQVFSIMTILDKDHNVYETTCGDLVGAFYDAIDSAKKVFCVDIEEKTDIVISVAPYPMDIDLYQSQKAIDNGKLALKEGGILIFVSQCRMGIGGKTFFDLMASCATPQEVLDKIKVEYKLGYHKAGKMAEINTWAQTWGVTELPEDEIKAVHIKPFDSVEAALEKAFELKGKDAKVTVLPLGSLSVPNILND
- the ftcD gene encoding glutamate formimidoyltransferase, whose product is MNKIVECVPNFSEGRDRQTIDAIADAIAKTPGCSLLDVDPGKSTNRTVYTFVADPDSVVEGALAASGVAREKIDMRRHHGEHPRMGALDVCPFIPVTGVTMDECIEISKQFGKRLAEELDVPVYLYEASAILDYRKKLPQIREGQYEGIPQRIVQEKWKPDFGPARFVPEWGATVTGARFFLIAYNVNLLGTPNQAHRIALNLREAGRGLEQPGRFKAVKGMGWYVDDCVPRRQTLLQ